From one Oncorhynchus masou masou isolate Uvic2021 unplaced genomic scaffold, UVic_Omas_1.1 unplaced_scaffold_32___fragment_6___debris, whole genome shotgun sequence genomic stretch:
- the LOC135538961 gene encoding uncharacterized protein LOC135538961: MKRGWVFQHDNDPKHSARVQHALKYADISVVFGLEESIQFSGEDAVKAIVKTAAKRLSLRSDSNRAQLRAARSAPGLEETLEEDREEMADDSTGLEKTSVSSAISEKSQVISYLSESTKPISSALSTDLEDITSTQKKEKEEAMKKEVRKSGKKKRGNNKNQKKNKVSPLGNDSTVAADEPKKKQALLPRITAALAKLFCFPFKKKMQRVTVQKTSLGKPCCHLPQPTF, from the exons atgaaacgtggctgggtctttcagcatgacaatgatcccaaacactcCGCCCGg GTCCAGCATGCCCTGAAGTATGCTGACATCTCTGTCGTCTTTGGCCTGGAGGAGAGCATCCAATTCAGTGGGGAGGATGCGGTGAAGGCCATCGTGAAGACTGCGGCTAAAAGATTGTCCTTGCGTTCGGACTCCAACCGGGCTCAACTGCGTGCCGCACGCTCTG CTCCTGGCTTGGAGGAAACCCTAGAAGAGGACCGAGAGGAGATGGCTGATGACAGCACTGGTTTGGAAAAGACCAGTGTAAGCTCAGCCATCTCTGAAAAGTCCCAGGTTATTAGCTACCTTTCTGAAAGCACCAAGCCCATCAGCAGCGCCCTCTCCACAGACCTCGAGGACATCACCTCCACACAG aagaaagagaaggaagaggcTATGAAGAAAGAAGTGAGGAAGTCAGGAAAGAAGAAGCGAGGAAATAACAAGAACCAGAAGAAGAACAAGGTGTCTCCTCTTGGCAATGATA GTACTGTGGCTGCAGATGAGCCTAAGAAAAAACAGGCTCTCCTCCCCCGGATCACAGCCGCCCTGGCAAAACTATTTTGCTTCCCCTTCAAAAAGAAAATGCAAAGAGTAACTGTGCAGAAGACGAGTTTGGGAAAACCCTGCTGCCACCTCCCCCAACCCACTTTCTAA